Sequence from the Procambarus clarkii isolate CNS0578487 chromosome 2, FALCON_Pclarkii_2.0, whole genome shotgun sequence genome:
agagagagagagagaaagagagagagagagagagagagagagagagagagagagagagagagagagagagagagagagagagagagagagagagagagagagagagagagagacaaagacagagacagagagagagacagagagagagagagagagacagagagagagacagagagagagacagagagagagagagagagagagagagtgagagagagagacagagacagacagacagacagacagacagacagacagacaaacagacagacagacagacagacagacagacagacagacagacagacagacagacagacagacagagacagatttTCATCCTAATCTTCGTGGGCAAAATAGGGTCCCACCTCACAGCTCATCAACAGCCTGACTCAACCTTACGAAAATGCAAAACAGTTTGTAAGATATTTTTGATGATACAAAGCAAGCGAGGAAACTTTTTAACATATAGAACTGATGTCGTTCAAAAGTTCTGTAAAATTGCGGGGGTTAATGTTGACAGAGACAGGCCGAGTTTACCGAGTTTACTGAGCTCTACCCTTCGGACATTACAAAAGTTGCAGAGTATCAACCTCCGAGGTGAAGGAATTGGCTGTCGGCGCTCCTAAGGAATGCCACATTCCGGAGACAGCTCCAGGTGCCACGGCTTTACCCTGGTTGATACGTGGTTGATACGTGGTTGATACGTGGTTGATACGTGGTTGATaccaggttgatacctggttgatacgtgGTTGATACGTGATTAATACGTGGTTGATacgtggttgatacctggttgatacgtgGTTGATacgtggttgatacctggttgatacgtgGTTGATACGTGGTTGATacgtggttgatacctggttgatacgtgGTTGATacgtggttgatacctggttgatacctggttgatacgtgGTTGATACCTGGGTGCCTCATCTTACACTGGGAGCAGGCACAGTGCCACGGCTTCTACTTGATGGTATCATTTTAGGGAAGGGAAGGAAttttcagggggaaagcgcccagccattacgtctatataacactgggaagaggtgcgggataaggatttaggatgggacggcggaaaggaatggtacctaaccccttgtggacggtcgggggattgaacgccgaccagcagcatgaagcgagaccgtcgctctaccgtccaaaccCAAGTGACTGGGCTGGAGAGTATACCACTAACTGGTGACCACATCCTGGCatctagtccccccccccccaaacacaccacTAATCACGTCCTGCCATCAAGGACGGAGCGCCAATTAGAGCGCCGTAACGATCGTTCCGAGCGCCACTCTCTCACTCAACGTGTATTGGTCAAGTATCAGACGGCTTCCTTCCCATATATTAAACAATTTACGAGCAATTTACAATTTACATGTCACAATCCAAGACCATTATTGCCTTAAACCACCTTGTAGCGGTTCAGAGTTAGTAAATAGTTCACTAAATGTAAACAGCCAGGAAatggatgtagaggtttcgtaagaggTCCAGTATAAACTGTTGAAGTTATCCTGGCCCAGTAAAGAGCACCATACAACCGTGAGGACACAGTACTGGCCCCACTGTAGGACGAGCGTCACAGTGCCGCTCTTAACGATCATACGGGGCTTTAATTGCTGGTCCTTGTTAGTGGGACGTGGTTAGTGGCGTCTCTGAGGGGGCTCACCATCCGGTgaaggtgatgatggtgatgcctCTCTCTCCCTGGTGGTGaatgtgacagtgatggtgacccccccccccccctccctggcggCGTGGCCATACACAATCTCTCACGCGGCCGCCGAAAACATCCAATTATATCCTAAATTAATTAATGGATGGGGATGGTAATGGTGGCTTTAATGTCCGGATAACATGGAGAATATACAGGGGGCACGCGCATGCgtccccacacacgcacacatacacacacacacacacacacacacacacacacacacacacacacacacacacacacacacacacacacacacacaccaaaattaTAACGATTAGGTGCTTATATCTTAACTTCACCTCACTTAaaatgagaacataagaacataaggagACATGTTCCCCATATACAAAATTGTAAGTTTGATTTACACAGTTGTACACCTGACAGTCCAGGCATATGGTAATGATTTGCACGAATTAAGAGTAAAGTTGATCTCAATTCCAGTTTCTAATTCTCCCGCCTGCCACTTGGGTGAACACGACCAGAGCGCCGACAGCGGTCGCCTCTCATCAGCCTCCAAATATCTGCGCTAAAAGAACTCGTCCCAAAGTCAACCGGAGCTCGGAATCAAAGTTTCTGACCCGTAGAGACCGACGCCAGGGCACCGAAAGTTTCTGACCCGTGGAGGACCACAACCGCCTCACTGGAGGCCTTCAAACCCCCCACCCCTCTTGCCCCCCTCTTGCCCCCCTCTCCAGTTCTTGCCTGCGTGACTATTCGCCCAAACTTGTGCTTGAGCCTAAACTCCCGCCAAACAAAAGTTAGCAAACATTTGTCATCGACCAGAACGCTTACACCTTAAACATGTTCCATCAAGCATTTATCCCCTCACTACAATGGCCCAAAATATTCCCAGCGACCAAATTATCCACCTAAGACTTGACAGCGACCAAaagccgtcacacacacacacacacagtaacggcCATTAATTACCAAATCACCTCGTCCCCCTCCATCCACTCAACACAAAAAAAATCTCTCGCCTAAGTCGTAAATTTGTACGGCAAAAAAACAACATTTATCGTCAAATATATGACCACCAAAATGGTGTTGGTACGTAGGATATCAACTGAGATTTACATCGCGGCATTCACACTCGCCTGAAACTGGACTTCATGAACAAGAAGAAGTAATGGCTATCCGTCAAGTTGACAGCCTCCGGCTGTTGAGGAAATCACAATAAATGAAATCAATTTGGCAAAAGAGATCGCTTATGTAGCATtgaggagtatatatatatatatatatatatatatatatatatatatatatatatatatatatatatatatatatatatatatatatatatatatatatatgtatatatatatatatatatatatatatatatatatatatatatatatatatatatatatatatcaacccgttctcgcacttgcttacagtcaatattggcttatttagcccgtagtggacttccctggcacaggagcggggctgtaacttgtaagTCAGTAGTTAACCGTGCCCTTGCTATCCTAAACTACCCCTCACTCTATATATCATCAAAAAACTAGGCTTCAGGTTTTAATATTAAATGCCTACTTTCACTTCAATGCCGCGCCGCGAAACTTTCAGCTCTACATAAAAAAAGTTAATATTTTTATCTGTGCAGGACATCACTATTCATGTCATATTCCCCTTGCAACGCGGTATGCAAATGAGTGTTTGTATATGTGCTGTAGCTCCAGCTATTTCCCCTCTGGTAGTGTTGGGAGCCATGCCCGCCTCGGCACGctaccccccccctaccctggCACTCAGTAAATAACTGTGCTCCAATATGTACGAGTCACTAACTTTGATGAGTTAACTATTAACAACGGTAAGATAGCTtccactgttgaccagaccacacactagaagttgaagggacgacgacgtttcggtccgtcctggaccattctcaagtcgaaacagcTTCCACTGTTTCCTTAAATTGTTTCTATATCTGTACTGTGAAGCTCCTCAAAATATGAACTTAACTCTATTCGGGTCTTGGCGTGAACAATATACCAAATTATTAAGAATAGTCAAGACGGGAAAAAAAGTGGTTTTGGCTAAGCCGATTTCCTTTAAGATCATTTATGAAAATATTACAATAAGCATAATAAATTTAGTATTATATCATTGGCAGAACTGGCGAGCCAAGTGACGCATCAGACCCACCACATGCCAAGTGACGCATCAGACCCACCACATGCCAAGTGACGCATCAGACCCACCACATGCCGAGTGACGCATCAGACCCACCACATGCCAAGTGACGCATCAGACCCACCACATGCCAAGTGACTCAACTCTCCTCATAcagttacagcaccgctcctgtgccaggtaagtccactacgggctcaccatagcccgtgctacttacaacttttgttccgagtagctgaatctaaaacaacaacaacatctccacATAAAATATGTTATTGATataggtatatcttgaggttatcttgagatgatttcgaggctttggtgtccccgcggcccggtcctcgaccaggcctgccatCTGCTGAGTGAGGAACTTCCCTCACTTGCTAGACATACACCAGGAAAGTCCCGTCCGACGCCGGACTGCCTGAACAGAGCTCTAATTTTACTACAGATGAACAACGTCTCATCTCTAGTCACATTTCGTGTTGAGATGTGACAACAACACATCTCCCAACAGCAGTGGGAGCAGCAGTACCAGCcagtgaggcagcagcagcagcagcagcaacagcagtagcagcaacagcagcagcagcagcagcagcagtagcagcaacagcagcagcagcagcagcaacaacagcagcagcagcagcagcagcagtagcagcaacagcagcagcagcagcagcagcaacaacaacagcagcagcagcagcaacagcagcagcggcagcagcagtagcagcaacagcagcagcagcagcagtagcagcagcagcagtagcagcaacagcagcagcagcagcagtagcagcaacagcagcagcagcagcagtagcagcagcagcagtagcagcagcagtagcagcagcagcagtagcagcaacagcagcagcagcagcaaaatccAAACAGCCTCCACCCCACCACCATTCCCATATTCTCACCACTATACCAGCCATAACTCCCCCACCACTGACGGGAAACGCACACCTCTCCCCACCACAaagccaccccctccctccctcccatgtaACCCCCCCCACAtcaaccccatccccccccccactctcccaaaCCGCCTCTGTTCTCTCAACTTGAACCAATTCAAATGAAAGTCTTGACGAGGCTGGACTGCCTTTGTCTCCCGCTGGTGCCTAATGGATCCTGGTGACGGGCGGCCAGCTAGCGCGgctcctaggggggggggggggaagaagatgTAGGGGGTATGGGGGAAAGGGGGTTAATGTAGGGGGTATTGGGGAAAGTGTAACCATCCCGCCTGCTAGCAAGACTGGGGCGTTTAGAGACACTTTATAATCtgttaagggaggggggggggcttcttCATTATCGATCGCATCATTATAATGTAATCAACTCGTCAGTCTTAATCAAGTGCGCAGCGTCTCTCTATATTTACCCTCAAGACGCTGGCAGCCCAAACGTTACGACTCCAGAGACGCATGTAGGCACTCTCCTTGTCGCCAGTGTTCGTGGCTGGGGCCCTCCTACCCCCTACGCCCCCCGTACATCATGGCTGGGGCCCtcctaccccctacccccccccgtaCATCATGGCTGGGGCCCtcctaccccctaccccccccgtaCATCATGGCTGGGGCCCtcctaccccctacccccccccccccccgtacatcATGGCTGGggccctcctacccccccccgtACATCATGGCTGGGGCCTccgccccctaccccccccccgtaCATCATGGCTGGGGCCCtcctaccccctacccccccccgtaCATCATGGCTGGGGCCTCCGCCCCCTACCCCCCTCGTACATCATGGCTGGGGCCCTccgccccctacccccccccccgtacaTCATGGCTGGGGCCCtcctaccccctaccccccccgtaCATCATGGCTGGGGCCCtcctaccccctaccccccccgtaCATCATGGCTGGGGCCCtcctaccccctaccccccccgtaCATCATGGCTGGGGCCTCCGCCCCCTCATGGCTGGATCtcaatatatatttattgttcATAGACATACAAatgtgattttatatatatatatatatatatatatatatatatatatatatatatatatatatatatatatatatatatataaatgaggttTTCGCAAGGGATAATGTGGTTATTTGTTCGGGTCTTAAAATATATCTTAAAAGTCATGTATATACGTTGACGAAATATTTCAACTTGCGAAGAAAAAAATTAATCCGAATAAATGTAAGTTAATATACATGTTAACTGATTGTTAAAAATAGCAATCTGATTTAATTAATGCTAAAATAATAACGAATGCTTACTAGCCGTGTGATTTTTTTTTGGGGTACCAaaaatccatatatatataaacgacagAAAATCCAACATGTTCCCATGTGGTATTGTTGATCTCTATCTCAGGTGTGGTATTGTTGATCTCTATCTCAGGTGTGGTATTGTTGATCTCTATCTCAGGTGTGGTATTGTTGATCTCTATCTCAGGTGTGGTATTGTTGATCTCTATCTCAGGTGTGGTATTGTTGATCTCTATCTCAGGTGTGGTATTGTTGATCTCTATCTCAGGTGTGGTATTGTTGATCTCTATCTCAGGTGTAGTATTGTTGATCTCTATCTCAGGTGTGGTATTGTTGATCTCTATCTCAGGTGTGGTATTGTTGATCTCTATCTCAGGTTACAAACACGTCAAAGCATAGTCAAGTTTCGAGTCCAACTTCCCCACCAAACAAATGGACCAGCGACTTGTATTTAAGGCGAGAAAACTTGAGGAGAAATT
This genomic interval carries:
- the LOC138366599 gene encoding chondroitin proteoglycan 1-like — protein: MALQSTRVPAISRVHSNNEINNTTPEIEINNTTPEIEINNTTPEIEINNTTPEIEINNTTPEIEINNTTPEIEINNTTPEIEINNTTPEIEINNTTPEIEINNTTPEIEINNTTWEHPEAVNLTDSHYFFLFMKSSFRRV